The DNA segment CTGTTACAGCAAGGGCCCTGACTATGTCAGGAAAAATAAATTCGATATCAAAGTGGTCGGGAAAACCACAAACGATACCTACCAGAAATTGTTTATCGGTAATCTCTCGCCAATTGAATAAACCTATGGTGTTTATTCAGTCGCTGTTGATTAATCCGATTCCAAACCAATAATAACCAACCGGAACTACGAACTGGCTTCATAGTCGGAGCGGGTGATTTTCCTTTTTATTCAAACTATCATGTTACAACTCAGACTTCTTAAATTATTTTTCCTTGGAATCACAGTGGCTGTACTTACGGGTGACTTATATTCAACTGGCTTTATTAAATTGGAAGGAATCCGGGGGAACTCCTCTGATGAGAAGCACGAAGGATGGACAGAGATGGTCTCTGTTCGGGGTACTGATGTGAGCGACGATAAACCGAGCCCGAGTCCAGAAAAGGCTCCGACCAGACCGGATGGTACGCTGACAAGGGCTTTCACATTCACAAAGGTTATTGATAAGACATCCCTCTTAATAACCCGAAGAGTGAGTGTGAAAGAACGGATGAAAACAGTTAAGGTCGACTTTGAACTACCAGATGGGAATCAAATGTATATGGTACTCTGGGAAGTCACCTATGGTGCAACCAGAGAGGTTTCTGAAACGGAAGAAGAAATTACTCTATTTTACGAAACCGCCCAAATCTACAATACTGATAAAATAAAAAGTTCGATAAAGAAGAAGAAAGATCGTCGCTGATCCACGAACCAGCTTTATTCCGGGGCTTTAAATATTCCCTTTGTAACGAGTAAGAGTGGCGGAATCACCAAATAAATCGTCTCAATTCTTCTTCATCTGCCTTAGACAAATTGGCTTGAAAGGTAAGGCTATTAAGTGATGATGGTGTCAACACAGGATTTTGCGTTAAGCGCTAATTGTTGATGAATATGAACTATCCGAGGGCCAATAATAAATACAATTCACATCTTCCCCATTCGGGTGGTTTGAATCGTCGTCAGTTTCTTCGAAACGTGGGTGGCGGTATTGGTTCGGTAGCATTGGCCAGCATTTTAAGTCAGGAAAACCTCCTTTCCGGTGCGTCGTCCAAGTCAGATCCTCTTACTCAAAGAAGGCCTCATTTTGAACCTAAAGTTAAACGGGTTATCTATTTGTTTATGCACGGTGGTCCCAGTCATGTGGATCTTTTTGACCCAAAACCGGATTTGATCAAATACGGAGGACAGCCCGTGCCTGAAAGTTTTGGAGCTATCATGACAAGGCGCAACGTGGCAAAAAACCCATTGCTTCCTCCAATAAAGCCGTTCCGAAAACGAGGTAAATCAGGAATCGAAATCAGCGATTTCCTTCCACACATGTCCACGATGGCTGATGAGCTTTGTGTAATGCGCAGTTGTCACGGTGACAGTGTAAATCACCCACAGTCCGTTTACCAAATGAACACCGGTTCGATTCTGATGGGTCGACCAAGCCTCGGAAGTTGGGTGTCGTATGGGCTGGGTTCTGAAAACCAGGACATGCCCGCATTTGTCGTGATGCCCGATCCTGAAGGTGGGCTCAAGGGTGGACCTCCTGCCTGGGGCAGTGGCTATCTCCCGGCCTCCTATCAAGGCACCACAATGCGTCCCGGAGTGAATCCAATTTTAAATTTAAAACCTCCGTCTCAAGTTTCCGGGTCACAGCAAAAGTCCACCTTGGACCTCATTCAAAAAATGAATGCGAAACACTTGGCGGACCGGGACTTTGACGACTCACTCGCCGCTCGCGTTCGTTCCTATGAGTTGGCTTACCGAATGCAATCGGCTGCTCCTGATATCGTGGATATTTCCAACGAGTCCAAGTCCACGTTGAAGTTGTATGGTGTCGGGGAAGAACCTACGGATGAATTTGGAACACGTTGCTTACTGGCCCGGCGAATGATTGAACGAGGGGTACGGTTTGTGCAGGTTTATTCTGGCGG comes from the Verrucomicrobiota bacterium genome and includes:
- a CDS encoding type VI secretion system tube protein Hcp, whose translation is MLQLRLLKLFFLGITVAVLTGDLYSTGFIKLEGIRGNSSDEKHEGWTEMVSVRGTDVSDDKPSPSPEKAPTRPDGTLTRAFTFTKVIDKTSLLITRRVSVKERMKTVKVDFELPDGNQMYMVLWEVTYGATREVSETEEEITLFYETAQIYNTDKIKSSIKKKKDRR
- a CDS encoding DUF1501 domain-containing protein encodes the protein MNYPRANNKYNSHLPHSGGLNRRQFLRNVGGGIGSVALASILSQENLLSGASSKSDPLTQRRPHFEPKVKRVIYLFMHGGPSHVDLFDPKPDLIKYGGQPVPESFGAIMTRRNVAKNPLLPPIKPFRKRGKSGIEISDFLPHMSTMADELCVMRSCHGDSVNHPQSVYQMNTGSILMGRPSLGSWVSYGLGSENQDMPAFVVMPDPEGGLKGGPPAWGSGYLPASYQGTTMRPGVNPILNLKPPSQVSGSQQKSTLDLIQKMNAKHLADRDFDDSLAARVRSYELAYRMQSAAPDIVDISNESKSTLKLYGVGEEPTDEFGTRCLLARRMIERGVRFVQVYSGGTLGWDAHKDVLQNHTEYCARTDKPVAGLLQDLKLRGLLEDTLVIWGGEFGRMPMSEQGTGRDHNPWGYSVVFAGGGVKGGMTYGSTDPIGLRAEENKIHVHDLHATILHLLGLDHEQLTYLHNGREDRLTDVAGKVITDILS